From Phycisphaerae bacterium, the proteins below share one genomic window:
- the fliP gene encoding flagellar type III secretion system pore protein FliP (The bacterial flagellar biogenesis protein FliP forms a type III secretion system (T3SS)-type pore required for flagellar assembly.): MSVQWRSHGRSCRRSVAALAVLWLAMAIAARAKAEPAVAAAFDNPIGIPDVSQLAPPAKDARGVTASLRILVLLTVLSLAPSILIMMTSFTRIVVVLALLRQAIGTQQLPPGQVLIGLAMIMTMLVMAPTWHEMKKEAVDPYLDGKLSQADAFERGAAPLRKFMFRQIESAGSEESVYTFHEYVSGPVAEGVELRHDDVGLAELVPAFVLSELKTSFVMGFRIYLPFLVIDMVIASILISMGMMMLPPVLVSLPFKLMLFVLADGWGLVVGSLLSSFGAA; encoded by the coding sequence ATGTCAGTGCAATGGCGGAGCCATGGGCGATCCTGTCGCCGGTCAGTTGCGGCGCTAGCCGTACTCTGGCTGGCGATGGCGATTGCCGCGCGAGCGAAGGCCGAACCGGCGGTCGCAGCCGCCTTCGACAACCCCATTGGCATCCCCGACGTCAGCCAACTCGCCCCTCCCGCAAAAGACGCGCGAGGCGTCACGGCTTCGCTCCGCATCCTCGTCCTGCTCACCGTGCTCTCGCTGGCGCCCTCCATTCTCATCATGATGACGAGCTTCACGCGGATCGTCGTGGTGCTTGCACTCCTCCGGCAGGCGATCGGCACGCAGCAACTGCCCCCCGGTCAGGTACTCATCGGGCTGGCGATGATCATGACCATGCTGGTCATGGCGCCGACGTGGCATGAGATGAAGAAGGAGGCCGTCGACCCGTACCTGGACGGCAAGCTCAGTCAGGCCGATGCCTTCGAGCGCGGGGCCGCCCCGCTGCGGAAGTTCATGTTTCGCCAGATCGAATCGGCGGGCAGCGAGGAGAGCGTTTACACCTTCCACGAGTATGTGTCCGGCCCCGTGGCGGAGGGAGTTGAATTGCGCCACGACGACGTGGGCCTCGCGGAACTGGTCCCCGCCTTCGTGCTCAGCGAACTGAAGACCTCGTTCGTCATGGGCTTTCGCATCTACCTGCCGTTTCTCGTCATCGATATGGTCATCGCCTCCATCCTCATCAGCATGGGCATGATGATGCTGCCGCCAGTGCTCGTCTCGCTGCCGTTCAAGCTGATGCTCTTTGTGCTGGCCGATGGATGGGGCTTGGTCGTGGGCTCGTTGTTGTCGAGCTTTGGAGCGGCATGA
- a CDS encoding flagellar biosynthetic protein FliO, which yields MALTTPRLFADETQGGSPKSADAVAAWLQVNSTAADKPPSPTLKRQRPARQENQKTAESGTTSLPYGKMVWPLAAVLGTITLAAWALRKWSAGAGRLGSTGAITVLARHYLSSKQSLCLVRLGNRVVLLGVTPDSITAVADLERGDAAGLLAGIERARPGSFFNALAGIAPAPASNPATRADEATVDDASGRVQSLVERMKACGAGS from the coding sequence GTGGCGCTGACAACGCCGCGACTCTTCGCTGATGAAACCCAGGGCGGTTCGCCAAAGTCAGCCGACGCGGTGGCGGCCTGGCTACAAGTAAACTCAACGGCGGCCGACAAACCGCCCAGCCCAACGCTTAAGCGCCAGCGGCCGGCCCGTCAGGAGAATCAAAAAACCGCCGAAAGCGGCACGACGTCGCTTCCCTACGGGAAAATGGTCTGGCCGCTCGCCGCCGTGCTGGGAACGATCACCCTGGCCGCCTGGGCATTACGCAAATGGTCGGCGGGCGCTGGCCGACTCGGTTCGACGGGGGCGATTACCGTCCTTGCCCGGCATTACCTCTCCAGTAAACAAAGCCTCTGTCTCGTCCGGTTGGGAAACCGGGTTGTCCTTTTGGGCGTGACGCCCGACAGCATCACCGCAGTGGCCGATTTGGAACGCGGCGATGCCGCCGGGTTGCTCGCGGGTATCGAGCGCGCGCGGCCGGGATCGTTTTTCAACGCGTTGGCAGGGATTGCCCCCGCGCCCGCCTCGAACCCAGCCACAAGAGCGGATGAGGCGACTGTGGATGATGCCAGTGGACGGGTGCAAAGCCTCGTCGAACGAATGAAAGCGTGTGGCGCCGGATCCTAG